The following are from one region of the Stanieria sp. NIES-3757 genome:
- a CDS encoding serine/threonine protein kinase, which yields MEILCTRPNCPHPRNFFSDLDDATKLKTIQGKYCTSCGMPLILAGRYLPLRLLGKGGFGAAFLARDRHTPAMRECVVKQFQPAGNLSPQELTLAQSLFEREAEVLEKLGNKHPQIPDLFAFFPLIVPSSTSNQEEQYFYLVQEYIDGQDLETILANQGTFSETEVIEILTEILKILQFVHQNNSIHRDIKPSNIMRDRLSGVLHLLDFGAVKQVAANANHPTPNRSTGIYSMGFAPPEQMAGAQVYPSTDLYALAATCINLLTGKPAEQMYDYYKNRWQWHDYAPQTSDRLTKILDRMLLPTPSERFQSATEVLEALNTRPVIQTQPTVNQPQAFTLQPPAPPPTIPSQPKRQIQLSLPQFSLLEILASAAFTGFEGALLYIALSSLAIFNLSPNLMIGIWGMILGGLIFAQIRRVIEKVDLLIIAGISAAIIYFVPLLQGAFVVQSIFMIGIMAAAGVMGIVALFRLIYQLLSRLL from the coding sequence ATGGAAATTCTCTGCACTCGACCTAATTGTCCGCATCCACGTAACTTTTTTAGTGACCTTGACGATGCGACTAAACTCAAAACAATCCAGGGAAAATACTGTACTAGTTGCGGTATGCCTTTAATTCTGGCTGGTCGTTATCTTCCTTTGCGGTTACTAGGTAAAGGTGGATTTGGGGCAGCTTTCTTAGCTCGCGATCGCCATACTCCTGCTATGCGAGAATGTGTAGTTAAGCAGTTTCAACCTGCGGGAAATCTCTCTCCTCAAGAATTAACTCTCGCCCAAAGTTTGTTTGAACGCGAAGCAGAAGTGTTAGAAAAATTGGGCAATAAACATCCACAAATTCCCGATTTATTTGCCTTTTTTCCGTTAATAGTTCCCAGTAGTACCAGCAATCAAGAAGAACAGTATTTTTATCTCGTACAAGAATATATTGACGGACAAGATTTAGAAACTATACTAGCTAATCAAGGTACTTTTTCTGAAACTGAAGTAATAGAAATACTCACAGAAATCCTGAAAATTCTGCAATTTGTTCACCAAAATAATTCGATTCATCGCGATATCAAACCCTCCAATATTATGCGCGATCGCTTGTCGGGGGTATTACATTTACTTGATTTTGGTGCAGTTAAACAGGTAGCAGCTAATGCCAATCATCCCACTCCAAACAGATCTACAGGAATTTATTCCATGGGTTTTGCCCCTCCCGAACAAATGGCTGGCGCACAGGTTTATCCTTCAACCGATCTCTATGCTTTAGCAGCTACTTGTATCAATTTACTTACAGGCAAACCAGCCGAACAAATGTACGATTATTACAAAAATCGTTGGCAATGGCACGATTATGCACCCCAGACAAGCGATCGCTTAACTAAGATTTTAGACCGAATGTTATTACCTACCCCTTCAGAAAGGTTTCAATCGGCAACAGAAGTCCTAGAAGCATTAAACACTCGTCCTGTAATTCAAACTCAACCTACCGTTAATCAACCCCAAGCATTTACACTTCAACCACCAGCACCACCACCAACAATTCCCAGTCAACCCAAAAGACAAATCCAGTTATCTTTACCTCAATTTTCTCTATTAGAAATTCTTGCTAGTGCAGCTTTTACAGGTTTTGAAGGAGCATTACTATATATTGCGTTGAGTAGTCTAGCTATTTTTAATCTCAGCCCCAATCTCATGATTGGAATTTGGGGCATGATTTTGGGCGGATTAATTTTTGCTCAAATTCGCCGAGTTATTGAAAAAGTAGACTTGTTAATTATTGCTGGAATTAGTGCTGCAATTATTTATTTTGTTCCTTTGTTACAAGGAGCTTTCGTCGTACAATCTATTTTTATGATTGGGATAATGGCAGCAGCGGGAGTAATGGGCATAGTAGCCTTATTTCGTCTAATTTATCAGCTACTTTCTCGTTTACTTTAA
- a CDS encoding putative NnrU protein encodes MTGASWFTPSHGIIISLLFGFAIAHSGLAALRPWGEAKIGARLYRIFFALVSIPFATILIIYFFNHRYDGLQLWQVQGIPGIKPLVWLLSLISFIFLYPATFNLLEIAAIARPQVHLYETGIMRISRHPQMVGQVIWCIAHTLWIGTTFMVVTSLGLIAHHLFAVWHGDRRLEKRYGDAFLKVKERTSVIPFLAILDGRQTLKLSEFLRPAYVGVLGFVLLVWWGHPWLMQVTSQVNW; translated from the coding sequence ATGACAGGAGCAAGTTGGTTTACCCCCAGTCATGGGATTATCATCAGTCTACTCTTCGGTTTTGCTATTGCCCACAGTGGTTTGGCTGCCCTTCGCCCGTGGGGAGAAGCTAAAATTGGCGCAAGACTATATCGCATCTTTTTTGCTTTGGTTAGCATACCTTTTGCTACTATCCTAATTATTTATTTCTTTAATCATCGTTATGATGGCTTGCAATTGTGGCAAGTTCAGGGAATACCAGGAATTAAACCTTTAGTTTGGCTGCTTTCCTTGATTTCTTTTATTTTCCTCTATCCTGCTACCTTTAACTTATTAGAAATTGCTGCGATCGCTCGTCCTCAAGTCCATCTCTACGAAACTGGAATTATGCGGATCTCTCGTCATCCTCAAATGGTAGGGCAGGTAATTTGGTGTATCGCACATACTCTGTGGATTGGGACGACTTTTATGGTAGTAACATCTTTAGGATTAATTGCTCACCATTTATTTGCAGTTTGGCATGGCGATCGCAGATTAGAAAAACGTTACGGAGATGCTTTTCTCAAAGTTAAAGAACGTACTTCGGTAATTCCTTTCTTAGCAATTTTGGACGGGAGACAAACGCTTAAACTATCAGAATTTCTCCGTCCTGCTTACGTCGGTGTTTTGGGCTTTGTTTTGTTAGTTTGGTGGGGACATCCTTGGCTAATGCAAGTTACGTCTCAAGTTAATTGGTAA
- a CDS encoding Amino acid adenylation: MFHQNNSAKQVILPDNLGYWKKQLQKVPPILDLTTDGIRTSQTSYQTAQETLIFSQKLTESLQQISQQEQVSLEIILLASFQTLLYRYTNQSDLVVSLITRLINNQTVNKPQLLPIKIKFTELLSWRNLLKRVEQKVSEAYDYSDIKLEQLQQILIQDGEDREFLSLTQILFYYQAVNANSAKTAINSEVWEQQLLKQDLRLNLIEQNNCLFCNFEYAKDLFEPATIKRIATHYQKLIEAIVRNPDEQIDRLAFLIKPEVEQALFGWNQTQTNLDRRCIHQMLAFHAERNPDAVAIVCQGKRLTYAQLNAKANQLAHYLQSLGVKPESLVGLYAERSLDLVVGLWGILKAGGAYVPLDRANPKERQAFIVNDSQISILLTQEHLLKQVPEQITQVISLDRDWHKISDYPEHDPDSQVSHNNLAQIVYTSGSTGKPKGVMLTHQNLSHYAQDLQLALQITTNDVYLHRGSIALVVSARQLLTPLALGATAVITTEEEKREPIKLFELIKREGVTIVDHVPSFWRHFAQILTHLAPEVKANLLDNQVRLVGAGGEQVTAEILKCWRKLFKPQVKFVNIYGQTEGTGVVTVYYIPDNLDQRLNAIPVGHPIPNMQVYLLDHNLQPVPVGVPAELHISGAGVARGYLHRPQLTTEKFIPNPYLSGERLYKTGDLARYLADGSIQFLGRIDRQVNLYGLRIELGEIEAILSQHPAVREAVVMLHENYLGQRLVAYVVPNQAQFSQSQELRSFLQTQLPSYMIPSAFGFLEAFPLTTSGKIDRQALPSIESIQQLSERTYLAPSNQLEQELTQIFEEILNTSPIGIEDNFVELGGNSLLAANLINQIAQKYGQNLPLAAVFQAPTVKQLATLLDQEQTIELPHTIIPIQVDVELPNLFAIHILGYGLEYYRPLAKYFASEVNLYGLSTEFTSGRDIPHPRDINALASYYVRELLAFQPQGPYLLVGVSFGGVVAYEIAQKLLSQGHQVNFLGLFDSYCPHGNRINKPFQKRLLGHLKNLRQKKLTYVRERLQDWYYLLRDETQYRFYKAIKGQDYFRGNLSQGIELGAKYERLRNMQLRKEHGQVNQNYQIQPYPGQITLFRATENRDSKLEWHQFAQKGLEIFDIPGTHLGIFQEPQVQVLAKQLKLCLERII; encoded by the coding sequence ATGTTTCATCAAAACAACTCTGCAAAACAAGTAATATTACCTGATAACTTAGGTTATTGGAAAAAACAGCTTCAAAAAGTTCCCCCAATTTTGGATTTGACTACGGACGGAATCAGAACATCCCAAACAAGCTATCAAACTGCACAGGAAACATTAATTTTTTCTCAAAAGTTAACTGAATCTCTCCAACAAATTAGTCAACAAGAACAAGTTAGCTTAGAAATAATCTTATTAGCATCCTTCCAAACTCTCCTTTATCGCTATACTAATCAATCCGATCTTGTTGTCAGCTTAATAACTAGATTAATTAATAATCAGACTGTTAACAAACCTCAACTATTGCCAATTAAAATTAAATTTACTGAACTATTAAGTTGGCGTAATTTATTAAAACGAGTAGAACAAAAAGTTAGTGAAGCTTATGACTATAGCGATATTAAACTTGAACAATTACAACAAATTTTAATTCAAGATGGAGAAGATAGGGAGTTCTTATCTTTAACTCAAATTTTATTTTACTACCAAGCAGTTAATGCCAATTCTGCGAAAACAGCTATTAATTCGGAGGTTTGGGAGCAACAATTACTTAAGCAAGATTTACGGTTGAATCTCATTGAACAAAATAACTGTCTTTTCTGCAATTTTGAATATGCTAAAGACTTATTTGAACCAGCCACAATTAAACGCATTGCTACCCATTATCAAAAATTAATCGAAGCAATTGTAAGAAATCCCGATGAACAGATTGACCGTCTAGCTTTTTTAATTAAACCAGAAGTAGAACAAGCTTTATTCGGTTGGAATCAAACTCAAACTAATTTAGATCGACGCTGCATTCATCAGATGTTGGCATTTCATGCCGAACGTAATCCCGATGCAGTAGCCATTGTTTGTCAAGGAAAACGATTAACTTATGCTCAGTTAAACGCCAAAGCTAATCAATTAGCTCACTATCTGCAAAGTTTGGGAGTAAAACCAGAATCCTTAGTTGGTCTTTATGCAGAGCGATCGCTTGATTTAGTGGTAGGATTATGGGGTATTCTTAAAGCTGGTGGAGCTTATGTTCCTCTAGATCGTGCTAATCCTAAAGAAAGACAGGCTTTTATTGTCAACGATTCTCAAATTTCCATCTTATTAACTCAAGAACATCTCCTCAAACAAGTTCCCGAACAAATTACTCAAGTTATTTCCTTAGACCGCGATTGGCATAAAATATCCGATTATCCAGAACACGATCCTGATAGTCAGGTTAGCCACAATAATTTAGCACAGATTGTTTATACTTCGGGTTCGACAGGAAAACCTAAAGGGGTAATGCTCACTCACCAAAATTTGAGCCATTACGCTCAAGACTTACAATTAGCTCTCCAAATCACTACTAATGATGTTTATTTACATCGAGGTTCGATTGCTTTAGTTGTTTCCGCCAGGCAATTATTAACTCCTTTAGCTTTGGGTGCTACGGCAGTTATTACCACTGAAGAGGAAAAACGAGAACCAATTAAACTCTTTGAACTAATTAAAAGAGAAGGAGTAACTATTGTTGATCATGTTCCCTCTTTTTGGCGACATTTTGCTCAAATTTTGACTCACTTAGCACCGGAAGTCAAAGCAAATCTTTTAGATAATCAAGTGCGTTTAGTTGGTGCAGGTGGAGAACAGGTAACGGCTGAAATTTTAAAATGCTGGCGCAAATTGTTTAAACCCCAGGTCAAATTTGTCAACATCTATGGTCAAACAGAAGGAACGGGAGTAGTTACGGTTTACTACATTCCCGATAACTTGGATCAACGCCTCAACGCAATTCCCGTTGGTCATCCGATTCCTAATATGCAAGTTTATTTACTAGACCACAATCTGCAACCAGTACCAGTAGGAGTTCCTGCTGAGTTACATATTAGCGGTGCAGGTGTAGCGAGAGGATATTTACATCGTCCACAATTAACAACTGAAAAATTTATTCCTAATCCCTATCTTTCAGGCGAAAGACTTTACAAAACAGGAGATTTAGCTCGTTATTTAGCTGATGGCAGCATTCAATTTTTAGGTCGGATTGACCGCCAAGTCAACCTCTACGGATTGCGGATCGAATTAGGAGAGATTGAAGCTATTTTGTCTCAACATCCTGCCGTGCGAGAAGCGGTAGTCATGCTACATGAGAATTATCTTGGTCAGAGATTGGTTGCTTATGTCGTTCCTAATCAAGCTCAATTTTCTCAGTCTCAAGAGTTGCGTAGCTTTTTACAAACCCAATTACCAAGCTACATGATTCCTTCAGCCTTTGGATTCTTAGAGGCTTTTCCTTTAACCACTAGTGGTAAGATTGATCGTCAAGCTTTACCTTCAATTGAATCAATCCAACAATTATCAGAGCGGACTTATCTTGCACCAAGCAATCAATTAGAACAAGAACTTACTCAAATCTTTGAGGAAATTTTAAATACCAGTCCGATTGGGATTGAAGATAATTTTGTAGAATTGGGCGGTAACTCTTTACTAGCAGCCAATCTAATTAATCAAATTGCCCAAAAATACGGTCAAAATTTGCCCTTAGCTGCTGTTTTTCAAGCTCCAACAGTCAAACAATTAGCAACTTTACTAGACCAAGAGCAAACTATTGAATTACCCCATACAATAATTCCCATTCAAGTTGATGTTGAGCTACCTAATTTATTTGCTATTCATATCCTTGGTTATGGTTTAGAATACTATCGTCCTTTAGCTAAGTATTTCGCCTCAGAAGTCAATCTTTACGGACTATCTACCGAATTTACGAGCGGTCGCGATATTCCACACCCCAGAGATATCAACGCCTTAGCCTCCTATTATGTTCGAGAATTACTTGCCTTTCAACCCCAAGGACCTTATCTATTGGTAGGAGTTTCTTTTGGCGGTGTGGTTGCCTATGAAATCGCTCAAAAACTTCTTTCCCAAGGACATCAGGTAAATTTCTTAGGATTGTTTGATAGTTACTGCCCTCATGGTAATCGGATTAATAAACCATTTCAAAAACGTTTGCTCGGTCATTTAAAAAACTTGAGGCAAAAAAAACTAACCTATGTCCGAGAACGATTACAAGATTGGTACTATCTATTGAGAGATGAAACTCAATACCGTTTCTACAAAGCGATCAAAGGTCAAGACTACTTTAGAGGTAATTTATCTCAAGGTATAGAGCTAGGAGCAAAATACGAACGTCTCAGAAACATGCAACTGCGAAAAGAACACGGACAAGTCAATCAAAATTATCAAATCCAACCTTATCCAGGTCAGATTACCTTGTTTCGAGCCACAGAAAACCGCGACTCTAAGTTAGAGTGGCATCAATTTGCTCAAAAAGGATTAGAGATTTTTGACATACCTGGAACTCATTTAGGCATCTTCCAAGAGCCTCAAGTGCAAGTATTAGCAAAGCAACTCAAGCTTTGTCTAGAACGAATCATTTAA
- a CDS encoding DNA ligase, NAD-dependent — MTATSEIQQEVVQLRQQLIQAGYAYYVLDNPIMEDAVYDQLYRQLQDLEAQYPELITPDSPTQRVGDQPASQFTSVKHNIPLYSLENAFNQQELTKWQERWQRQAPDVQDFAYVCELKIDGSALALTYENGILVRGVTRGDGVTGEDITQNVRTIRTIPLRLNLDNPPPIVEVRGEAFLPIAIFESINQEREQAGEALFANPRNAAAGTLRQLDAKVVAKRKLNFFAYTLHLPNHPDHSTSQWESLELLQKMGFRVDPNRKLCQSLAEVEEYYQEWDTARRNLSYLTDGVVVKLNSYSLQQRLGFTQKFPRWAIALKYPAEEAPTIVKDIIVNIGRTGAVTPMAVMQPVQLAGTTVQRATLHNSDRVSELDIRIGDTVIIRKAGEIIPEVVRVMSQLRPPGTQPYQMPTHCPECNSQLVRPKGEAVTRCVNSSCPAILRGSLIHWASRDALDIRGLGEKIVVLLLANNLVKSIADLYTLKIEQIAALERMGQKSAEKLVKAIADSKNQPYARVLYGLGIRYVGSVNAKLLAQNFPTIATLSTASVASLEAVYGIGEEIAQSVFQWFRIPANQLLVSALQELGLQFENHNSSTKTQSNLTENTFAGKTFVITGTLPTLKRNEAKDLIEQVGGKVTNSISAKTDYLVIGENPGSKLAKAQELNIPQLEENQLLELLKT; from the coding sequence GTGACAGCAACATCAGAAATTCAACAAGAAGTAGTTCAACTGAGACAACAATTAATTCAAGCAGGATATGCTTATTATGTCCTCGACAATCCGATTATGGAGGATGCTGTTTACGACCAACTCTATCGTCAATTACAAGACTTAGAAGCTCAATATCCCGAACTCATTACACCTGATAGTCCAACTCAAAGAGTCGGAGATCAACCAGCTTCACAATTCACTTCAGTTAAACACAATATTCCTCTCTATAGTCTGGAAAATGCTTTTAATCAGCAAGAATTAACCAAATGGCAAGAAAGATGGCAACGACAAGCACCAGATGTTCAAGATTTTGCCTATGTTTGCGAGTTAAAAATTGATGGATCTGCTTTAGCATTAACTTATGAAAATGGCATCTTAGTTCGAGGTGTTACTAGAGGAGATGGAGTTACAGGAGAAGATATTACTCAGAATGTCCGTACTATTCGGACTATTCCTCTACGACTCAATTTAGATAATCCACCCCCTATAGTAGAAGTCAGGGGAGAAGCTTTTTTACCTATTGCGATTTTTGAAAGTATTAATCAAGAACGAGAACAAGCAGGAGAAGCTTTATTTGCTAATCCTCGTAATGCTGCTGCTGGAACTTTACGACAGTTAGATGCTAAAGTTGTCGCTAAACGTAAGTTGAATTTTTTTGCTTATACTCTACATCTTCCTAATCATCCCGATCATTCTACTTCTCAATGGGAATCTTTGGAATTGTTGCAAAAAATGGGGTTTAGGGTCGATCCTAACCGCAAGTTGTGTCAGTCTCTGGCAGAAGTTGAAGAATACTATCAAGAATGGGATACGGCTAGACGCAATCTCTCTTATTTAACTGACGGAGTCGTTGTCAAACTCAATAGTTACTCTCTACAACAAAGATTAGGCTTTACTCAAAAATTTCCTCGTTGGGCGATCGCTCTTAAATATCCAGCCGAAGAAGCCCCCACTATAGTTAAAGATATCATTGTTAATATCGGTAGAACTGGCGCAGTAACCCCAATGGCTGTGATGCAACCAGTCCAACTAGCAGGAACTACTGTACAAAGAGCAACTCTTCACAATAGCGATCGCGTTTCTGAATTAGATATCCGTATTGGCGATACAGTAATTATCCGCAAAGCAGGGGAAATTATTCCTGAAGTAGTAAGGGTAATGTCTCAATTGCGCCCTCCTGGTACGCAACCCTACCAAATGCCTACTCATTGTCCCGAATGTAATTCTCAATTAGTTCGTCCGAAGGGAGAAGCGGTAACTAGATGTGTCAATAGTTCTTGTCCAGCTATTTTACGAGGTAGCTTAATTCATTGGGCTTCCCGTGATGCTTTGGATATTAGGGGTTTGGGAGAAAAAATTGTTGTCTTGCTACTGGCAAATAACCTAGTTAAATCTATTGCCGATCTTTACACTTTAAAAATAGAACAAATTGCTGCTTTAGAAAGGATGGGACAAAAATCTGCCGAGAAACTGGTTAAAGCGATCGCTGATTCAAAAAATCAACCCTATGCTAGAGTTTTATATGGTTTGGGAATTCGCTATGTTGGTAGCGTCAATGCCAAATTATTAGCTCAAAACTTTCCGACAATTGCAACTTTATCTACAGCATCTGTAGCTTCTCTAGAAGCAGTTTATGGGATTGGGGAAGAGATTGCTCAATCAGTATTTCAATGGTTTAGAATTCCTGCTAATCAACTTTTAGTATCAGCTTTACAAGAATTAGGATTGCAATTTGAAAACCATAACTCGTCTACTAAAACTCAATCTAATTTAACCGAAAATACTTTTGCTGGGAAAACTTTTGTCATTACTGGTACTTTACCAACCCTTAAACGTAATGAAGCCAAAGATTTAATTGAACAAGTAGGAGGAAAAGTTACTAACTCAATTAGTGCTAAAACTGATTATTTAGTAATAGGAGAAAATCCAGGTTCTAAATTAGCTAAAGCCCAAGAACTTAATATTCCTCAACTTGAGGAAAACCAACTTTTAGAGTTACTTAAAACTTAA
- a CDS encoding transcriptional regulator yields the protein MSDIPFTLDQLRILKAIAAEGSFKRAADSLYVSQPAVSLQVQNLEKQLNVPLFDRGGRRAQLTEAGHLLLSYGERIIALCQETCRAIEDLQNLQGGTLIVGASQTTGTYLLPRMIGLFRQSYPDVSVQLQVHSTRRTSWGVANGQVDLAIIGGEVPAELQETLKIIPYAEDELALILPVFHPLAQLETIQKEDLYKLQFITLDSQSTIRKVIDKVLTLYEIDPKRLKIEMELNSIEAIKNAVQSGLGAAFVSTTAIEKELQMNVLHRATIKDVIVRRVLSVIVNPNRYCSKAAEAFSREILPQFSTKEEFKVTEGIYQNTANFKEILSNSHNV from the coding sequence ATGTCTGACATTCCTTTTACTTTAGATCAACTACGAATTCTTAAGGCGATCGCAGCCGAAGGGAGTTTTAAACGGGCTGCTGACAGCCTGTATGTTTCTCAACCAGCAGTAAGTCTTCAGGTACAAAATTTAGAAAAACAACTAAATGTTCCTCTTTTTGACAGAGGAGGAAGAAGGGCGCAATTGACAGAAGCAGGACATTTATTACTTAGTTATGGAGAGAGAATTATTGCTTTATGTCAGGAAACTTGTCGGGCAATTGAAGATTTGCAAAACCTCCAAGGTGGCACTTTGATTGTTGGTGCTTCTCAAACTACAGGTACTTATTTGTTACCTCGCATGATCGGTTTATTTCGGCAAAGTTATCCAGATGTTTCCGTACAATTACAAGTTCATTCTACACGTCGTACTTCTTGGGGAGTGGCTAACGGACAAGTAGATTTAGCTATTATTGGGGGCGAAGTACCAGCCGAATTACAGGAAACTCTCAAAATCATTCCCTATGCTGAAGATGAATTAGCTTTAATTTTACCTGTGTTTCATCCTTTAGCTCAGTTAGAAACAATTCAAAAAGAAGATTTATATAAACTGCAATTTATTACTCTCGATTCTCAATCTACTATTCGTAAAGTAATCGATAAAGTCTTGACTCTTTATGAAATCGATCCCAAACGACTCAAAATTGAAATGGAACTTAATTCGATCGAAGCAATTAAAAATGCAGTACAGTCAGGATTAGGAGCAGCTTTTGTTTCCACAACCGCGATCGAAAAAGAGTTGCAAATGAATGTCTTACACCGAGCAACCATCAAAGATGTAATAGTTCGGCGAGTTTTATCGGTAATTGTCAATCCTAATCGTTATTGTTCTAAAGCAGCAGAAGCCTTCAGCCGAGAAATTTTACCTCAATTTTCTACTAAAGAAGAATTCAAGGTTACTGAGGGAATTTATCAAAATACCGCTAATTTTAAAGAAATTCTCTCCAACTCTCATAATGTTTGA
- a CDS encoding two component LuxR family transcriptional regulator, producing the protein MHTEIAAESKVSLMKENSQRDSKKLLLIDDDPNLILLVKDYLEFRGYNVMTAENGREALELLEQSIPDMIICDVMMPEMDGYSLVQHIRQEPRTNRIPVLFLSAKGQSQDRVKGLNEGADVYMVKPFEPEELVAQVESSLNQIKRWEQGRARGIDGVATIQVPHNVELTPTELKVVQLVAKGMANREIAEQLNVSQRTIESHVSNMLNKTSLNNRTELARWAIESNMA; encoded by the coding sequence ATGCACACAGAAATAGCAGCCGAATCGAAAGTGTCACTTATGAAAGAAAACTCTCAAAGAGATAGTAAAAAATTACTACTTATTGACGATGACCCTAACCTAATCTTACTGGTTAAAGATTATCTTGAATTTAGAGGCTATAACGTCATGACAGCAGAAAATGGGAGAGAAGCTTTAGAGTTGCTAGAGCAGAGCATCCCCGATATGATTATTTGTGATGTTATGATGCCCGAAATGGATGGTTATTCTCTGGTTCAACATATCAGACAAGAACCTCGGACTAATAGAATTCCTGTCCTGTTTCTTTCGGCTAAAGGGCAAAGTCAAGACCGAGTGAAAGGTTTAAACGAGGGTGCTGATGTTTACATGGTTAAACCTTTTGAACCAGAAGAATTAGTGGCACAGGTAGAATCTTCCCTCAATCAAATCAAGCGTTGGGAGCAAGGTCGTGCCAGAGGCATAGACGGAGTAGCAACTATTCAAGTTCCCCATAATGTCGAACTTACTCCAACAGAGTTAAAAGTAGTTCAGTTAGTCGCTAAAGGGATGGCTAATCGTGAAATTGCTGAACAACTTAACGTTAGTCAACGGACAATTGAAAGCCACGTTTCTAATATGCTCAACAAAACTAGCTTAAATAACCGTACTGAGTTAGCACGTTGGGCAATTGAAAGTAATATGGCATAA
- the argG gene encoding argininosuccinate synthetase: MGRAERVVLAYSGGVDTSVCIPYLINEWGVKEVITLAADLGQGEELKPIQEKALKCGAVESLVEDATETFVKDYAFPAICANTLYENRYPLSTALARPLIAKLLVDAAEKYGADAVAHGCTGKGNDQVRFDVGIMALNPKLKVLAPAREWGMSREETIAYGEKFGIESPVKKSSPYSIDRNLLGRSIEAGPLEDPMTEPPEEIYAMTRAIADTPNEPEYIEIGFERGIPVSVNGTMLNPIELISQLNDIVGKHGVGRIDMIENRVVGIKSREIYETPALLVLINAHRDLESLTLTGDVTRYKRGIEQTYGELIYQGLWYSPLKTALDAFIQTTQATVSGSVRIKLFKGNATIVGRQSDNSIYAPDLATYGADDEFDHKAAEGFIYIWGLPTKVWAQKANR; the protein is encoded by the coding sequence ATGGGTCGCGCGGAAAGAGTGGTGCTGGCATACTCTGGCGGAGTAGATACTTCGGTCTGTATTCCTTATCTCATCAATGAATGGGGTGTTAAAGAAGTGATCACCTTAGCAGCAGATTTGGGACAAGGAGAAGAACTCAAACCAATTCAAGAGAAAGCTTTAAAATGTGGAGCGGTAGAATCTTTAGTCGAAGATGCCACAGAAACTTTTGTGAAAGATTATGCTTTTCCTGCCATTTGTGCCAATACTCTTTATGAAAATCGGTATCCGCTTTCCACAGCTTTAGCTCGTCCTCTGATTGCCAAATTATTAGTCGACGCTGCCGAAAAATATGGAGCAGATGCCGTAGCACATGGTTGTACAGGCAAAGGAAACGATCAAGTTCGTTTTGATGTAGGCATTATGGCACTCAATCCCAAGCTAAAAGTTTTAGCACCAGCGAGAGAATGGGGAATGAGTCGAGAAGAAACTATCGCCTATGGAGAAAAATTTGGCATTGAATCTCCTGTTAAAAAATCCTCTCCCTATAGTATCGATCGCAATTTACTTGGACGCAGTATTGAAGCTGGACCTCTTGAAGATCCGATGACTGAACCCCCAGAAGAAATTTATGCGATGACTAGAGCGATCGCAGATACTCCCAACGAACCAGAATATATAGAAATCGGTTTTGAACGGGGAATTCCTGTTAGTGTTAATGGCACGATGCTCAATCCTATTGAACTGATTTCCCAACTAAACGATATCGTTGGTAAACACGGAGTAGGAAGAATCGACATGATTGAAAACCGTGTTGTCGGGATTAAATCACGAGAAATTTACGAAACTCCTGCTTTACTCGTCTTAATTAACGCCCATCGAGATTTGGAAAGTCTCACTTTAACTGGAGATGTAACTCGTTACAAACGGGGAATTGAGCAAACTTATGGTGAGTTAATTTATCAAGGATTATGGTACAGTCCTTTAAAAACTGCTCTTGATGCTTTTATTCAAACAACCCAAGCAACGGTTTCTGGTAGTGTAAGAATCAAATTATTTAAAGGAAACGCAACTATTGTCGGTCGCCAATCGGATAATTCTATTTATGCTCCTGATTTAGCTACTTACGGTGCAGATGACGAATTCGATCACAAAGCTGCGGAAGGCTTTATTTATATTTGGGGTCTACCTACTAAAGTCTGGGCGCAAAAAGCTAATAGATAA